From the Halichoerus grypus chromosome 3, mHalGry1.hap1.1, whole genome shotgun sequence genome, one window contains:
- the ETNPPL gene encoding ethanolamine-phosphate phospho-lyase isoform X3 yields MPPVTSNAQGKATPRGITAEAARGLAREARTREREPRGAPGSRATMCELYSKQDTLALRRKHIGPSCKVFFAADPIKIVRAQRQYMFDETGEQYLDCINNVAHVGHCHPEVVKAALKQMELLNTNSRFLHDNIVEYARRLAATLPEKLSVCYFTNSGSEANDLALRLARQFRGHQDVITLDHAYHGHLSSLIEISPYKFRKGKDVKKAFVHVAPTPDTYRGKYREDHADPASAYAEEVKEIIEEAHNGGRKIAAFIAESMQSCGGQIIPPAGYFQKVAEYVHRAGGVFIADEVQVGFGRVGKHFWSFQMHGEDFVPDIVTMGKPMGNGHPMACVVTTKEIAEAFSSSGMEYFNTYGGNPVSSAVGLAVLNIIENEDLQGNATRVGDYLTELLNKQKAKHTLIGDIRGIGLFIGIDLVKDRQKRTPATDEAQHVIYEMKEKRVLLSADGPHRNVLKIKPPMCFTEEDAKFMVDKLDEILTVLEEAIGVRSESMVSENAPCRAKRLLGLVKSKPFGKNHIQQVLRSKWINQTSG; encoded by the exons ATGCCACCGGTGACTTCCAACGCCCAGGGCAAGGCGACCCCACGAGGGATCACGGCGGAGGCAGCCCGCGGGCTCGCGAGGGAGGCGCGCACACGCGAAAGGGAGCCCCGGGGAGCGCCCGGCAGCCGCGCCACCATGTGCGAGCTGTACAGCAAGCAGGACACCCTGGCGCTGAGGAGGAAGCACATCGG ACCCTCATGCAAAGTTTTCTTTGCTGCGGATCCCATCAAAATAGTGCGAGCCCAGCGGCAGTACATGTTCGACGAGACAGGCGAACAGTACCTCGATTGCATCAACAACGTTGCCCACG TGGGACACTGCCACCCAGAAGTGGTCAAGGCTGCCCTGAAACAGATGGAACTGCTAAACACAAATTCTCGATTCCTCCACGACAATATTGTGGAGTACGCCAGGCGCCTTGCAGCAACCCTGCCGGAGAAACTCTCTGTTTGCTATTTTACAAATTCAGG ATCTGAAGCCAATGACTTAGCCTTACGTTTGGCTCGGCAATTCAGAGGCCACCAAGATGTGATTACCCTTGACCA tgcttATCATGGTCACCTATCATCTTTAATTGAGATCAGTCCATATAAATTCCGAAAGGGCAAAGATGTCAAGAAAGCATTTGTGCATGTG GCACCAACTCCAGACACTTACAGAGGCAAATACAGAGAAGATCATGCAGACCCAGCCAGCGCTTATGCAGAGGAAGTAAAGGAAATTATTGAAGAAGCTCATAACGGTGGAAGGAAG ATTGCTGCCTTTATTGCTGAATCCATGCAGAGTTGTGGCGGACAAATAATTCCTCCAGCAGGCTACTTCCAGAAAGTGGCAGA ATACGTACACAGAGCAGGAGGTGTGTTTATAGCTGATGAAGTTCAGGTGGGCTTTGGCCGAGTTGGGAAACACTTCTGGAGCTTCCAAATGCATGGCGAAGACTTTGTTCCAGACATTGTCACAATGGGAAAACCAATGGGCAATGGCCACCCAATGGCATGCGTGGTAACAACCAAAGAAATCGCAGAAGCCTTCAGCAGTTCTGGGATGGAATATTTCAATACG TATGGAGGAAATCCAGTATCTTCTGCTGTTGGTTTGGCTGTCCTGAATATAATTGAAAATGAAGACCTTCAAGGAAATGCCACTAGAGTAGGGGATTATCTTACTGAGTTACTCAATAAACAGAAGGCTAAACATACTTTGATAGGAGACATCAG AGGCATTGGCCTGTTTATTGGAATTGACTTGGTGAAGGACCGTCAGAAGAGGACCCCCGCCACAGATGAAGCTCAACATGTCATCTACGA GATGAAAGAAAAGCGAGTCCTTCTCAGTGCCGATGGACCTCATCGAAATGTGCTTAAAATAAAACCACCTATGTGCTTCACGGAAGAAGATGCGAAGTTTATGGTGGACAAACTCGATGAGATTCTAACAG
- the ETNPPL gene encoding ethanolamine-phosphate phospho-lyase isoform X4, translated as MPPVTSNAQGKATPRGITAEAARGLAREARTREREPRGAPGSRATMCELYSKQDTLALRRKHIGPSCKVFFAADPIKIVRAQRQYMFDETGEQYLDCINNVAHVGHCHPEVVKAALKQMELLNTNSRFLHDNIVEYARRLAATLPEKLSVCYFTNSGSEANDLALRLARQFRGHQDVITLDHAYHGHLSSLIEISPYKFRKGKDVKKAFVHVAPTPDTYRGKYREDHADPASAYAEEVKEIIEEAHNGGRKIAAFIAESMQSCGGQIIPPAGYFQKVAEYVHRAGGVFIADEVQVGFGRVGKHFWSFQMHGEDFVPDIVTMGKPMGNGHPMACVVTTKEIAEAFSSSGMEYFNTYGGNPVSSAVGLAVLNIIENEDLQGNATRVGDYLTELLNKQKAKHTLIGDIRGIGLFIGIDLVKDRQKRTPATDEAQHVIYEMKEKRVLLSADGPHRNVLKIKPPMCFTEEDAKFMVDKLDEILTVLEEAIGVRSESMVSENAPCRAKSMRLSCSC; from the exons ATGCCACCGGTGACTTCCAACGCCCAGGGCAAGGCGACCCCACGAGGGATCACGGCGGAGGCAGCCCGCGGGCTCGCGAGGGAGGCGCGCACACGCGAAAGGGAGCCCCGGGGAGCGCCCGGCAGCCGCGCCACCATGTGCGAGCTGTACAGCAAGCAGGACACCCTGGCGCTGAGGAGGAAGCACATCGG ACCCTCATGCAAAGTTTTCTTTGCTGCGGATCCCATCAAAATAGTGCGAGCCCAGCGGCAGTACATGTTCGACGAGACAGGCGAACAGTACCTCGATTGCATCAACAACGTTGCCCACG TGGGACACTGCCACCCAGAAGTGGTCAAGGCTGCCCTGAAACAGATGGAACTGCTAAACACAAATTCTCGATTCCTCCACGACAATATTGTGGAGTACGCCAGGCGCCTTGCAGCAACCCTGCCGGAGAAACTCTCTGTTTGCTATTTTACAAATTCAGG ATCTGAAGCCAATGACTTAGCCTTACGTTTGGCTCGGCAATTCAGAGGCCACCAAGATGTGATTACCCTTGACCA tgcttATCATGGTCACCTATCATCTTTAATTGAGATCAGTCCATATAAATTCCGAAAGGGCAAAGATGTCAAGAAAGCATTTGTGCATGTG GCACCAACTCCAGACACTTACAGAGGCAAATACAGAGAAGATCATGCAGACCCAGCCAGCGCTTATGCAGAGGAAGTAAAGGAAATTATTGAAGAAGCTCATAACGGTGGAAGGAAG ATTGCTGCCTTTATTGCTGAATCCATGCAGAGTTGTGGCGGACAAATAATTCCTCCAGCAGGCTACTTCCAGAAAGTGGCAGA ATACGTACACAGAGCAGGAGGTGTGTTTATAGCTGATGAAGTTCAGGTGGGCTTTGGCCGAGTTGGGAAACACTTCTGGAGCTTCCAAATGCATGGCGAAGACTTTGTTCCAGACATTGTCACAATGGGAAAACCAATGGGCAATGGCCACCCAATGGCATGCGTGGTAACAACCAAAGAAATCGCAGAAGCCTTCAGCAGTTCTGGGATGGAATATTTCAATACG TATGGAGGAAATCCAGTATCTTCTGCTGTTGGTTTGGCTGTCCTGAATATAATTGAAAATGAAGACCTTCAAGGAAATGCCACTAGAGTAGGGGATTATCTTACTGAGTTACTCAATAAACAGAAGGCTAAACATACTTTGATAGGAGACATCAG AGGCATTGGCCTGTTTATTGGAATTGACTTGGTGAAGGACCGTCAGAAGAGGACCCCCGCCACAGATGAAGCTCAACATGTCATCTACGA GATGAAAGAAAAGCGAGTCCTTCTCAGTGCCGATGGACCTCATCGAAATGTGCTTAAAATAAAACCACCTATGTGCTTCACGGAAGAAGATGCGAAGTTTATGGTGGACAAACTCGATGAGATTCTAACAG